One stretch of Paenibacillus sp. AN1007 DNA includes these proteins:
- a CDS encoding WYL domain-containing protein: MNLFEKMFNYQIMTRLNETGLFTWTSQERAWLRMMMKHPAAQEALSPAVLAKLNSMLEGEQHLNLQDYLTEKAKSEENSVSHPLLRPLRQMILNGQGFQMTGRIRSGRIGQEQFGFPYKLEYSMVKKEWYVLWYAPHFARLMSTKLHSITRLEPRPIQPEAAARYKASIALITEKRKTTITIEVLPEFNAELSRILYAFSCFERQVEYNETDHLYRILLTVPRNEIDYVLSKMRFLGKRVRISNHIALQERMSETAAKVLARYAQSESGQMDQGTASQGD, translated from the coding sequence ATGAACCTGTTCGAGAAAATGTTCAACTACCAGATCATGACGAGGCTGAATGAGACGGGATTATTCACCTGGACTTCACAAGAAAGAGCCTGGCTGCGCATGATGATGAAACATCCCGCGGCACAAGAGGCACTGAGTCCAGCAGTTCTGGCCAAACTGAACAGCATGCTGGAGGGCGAACAGCACTTGAATCTGCAGGACTACCTGACCGAAAAAGCCAAGAGCGAAGAAAACAGCGTCTCCCATCCGCTGCTGAGACCGTTACGGCAGATGATACTCAACGGCCAGGGGTTTCAGATGACAGGACGTATTCGCAGCGGACGCATAGGTCAGGAGCAGTTCGGATTTCCGTATAAGCTCGAATATTCGATGGTTAAAAAGGAATGGTATGTGCTCTGGTATGCGCCTCATTTTGCGAGGTTAATGTCCACCAAGCTGCACAGCATCACCAGGCTGGAGCCTCGGCCTATCCAACCGGAGGCCGCAGCTCGATACAAAGCGAGCATAGCCCTGATCACCGAGAAACGCAAAACGACGATTACCATCGAGGTGCTTCCGGAGTTCAATGCGGAATTATCCCGTATTCTGTATGCTTTCTCGTGCTTTGAGAGACAAGTCGAGTACAACGAAACAGATCACTTGTACCGGATTCTGCTAACGGTTCCTCGAAACGAGATCGATTACGTTCTGTCCAAAATGCGTTTTCTTGGCAAGCGCGTCCGAATCAGCAACCACATCGCCCTGCAGGAACGTATGTCCGAAACGGCTGCCAAAGTACTGGCACGTTACGCGCAGTCCGAGTCTGGGCAGATGGATCAAGGAACGGCTTCACAGGGCGATTAG
- a CDS encoding WYL domain-containing protein codes for MAKESFDKEIQFLRMLSLTSGAYNRQQYAKRLGISVHTFDKTQRKLRDIRQSLTDPHTDSEGGSEITDLVRFQYGESAEPLLLFLFRAKSMKETEVERLSVIIRTLQDAALTAMELLDACCADLPEELALPDEKTIRSDLKYLEEVGAIRREPGGRPYRYALQQDVLTKLTPEEQLELYDFVDIMANTQVPSVQGYLLRDSLKKVIKANYQQEEATEPYIYKYHYYSRILDEAHLYTILGAIRQRRRVQFKYFSPKKPSSYSSQNTNPKFEREAGGSSNRIIPIEVVYDHQYGRWYVIGYQSRRRFVKFRMEGITQLEELHSIEEEHMQQLKQEWAEISRFSWLVDTGRTVTVQARFFHPTDGQRNFILDRVKLQGQWGTITPETDQTFLYEIQVNGTTEIKPWLRSFGSSCEILAPPKLRQEMIEEWKEIAAYYEPVRENVQLPDHDEAE; via the coding sequence TTCCTGCGGATGCTGTCTCTGACCAGCGGTGCATATAACCGTCAGCAGTACGCCAAACGACTGGGCATCTCTGTACATACCTTTGATAAAACACAGCGCAAGCTGCGAGACATTCGCCAAAGCCTGACAGACCCGCACACCGACAGTGAGGGCGGATCGGAGATAACGGACCTTGTCCGATTTCAATACGGCGAGTCTGCCGAGCCGCTGCTGCTCTTCCTTTTTCGCGCCAAATCCATGAAAGAAACCGAAGTGGAGCGCCTGTCTGTTATTATACGTACACTTCAGGATGCTGCCTTGACCGCAATGGAACTGCTTGATGCATGCTGCGCGGACCTGCCGGAGGAACTGGCTCTGCCGGATGAGAAAACGATCCGCTCGGATCTAAAGTATCTGGAGGAAGTGGGCGCCATTCGCAGAGAACCTGGCGGCCGTCCCTATCGATATGCGCTGCAGCAGGATGTGCTGACCAAGCTGACGCCGGAGGAGCAGCTGGAACTGTACGACTTCGTGGACATTATGGCGAATACGCAGGTTCCATCGGTGCAGGGATATTTATTACGGGATAGTCTGAAAAAAGTAATTAAGGCAAATTATCAGCAGGAAGAAGCAACAGAGCCATATATTTATAAGTACCATTATTATTCACGTATTCTGGACGAAGCACATCTGTATACCATACTCGGTGCAATCCGCCAGCGCAGACGTGTGCAGTTTAAGTATTTTTCACCAAAGAAACCGTCCAGCTACAGCTCGCAAAATACCAATCCGAAGTTCGAACGCGAGGCTGGTGGGAGCTCTAACCGGATCATTCCGATTGAGGTGGTTTATGATCATCAGTACGGCCGCTGGTATGTGATCGGGTATCAGAGCCGGCGAAGATTCGTAAAGTTTCGTATGGAGGGCATCACCCAGCTCGAGGAGCTTCACTCTATCGAAGAAGAGCATATGCAGCAGTTGAAACAAGAATGGGCGGAGATCAGCCGGTTCAGCTGGCTTGTCGATACGGGGCGTACGGTGACGGTGCAGGCGCGCTTTTTCCATCCGACAGATGGTCAGCGCAACTTTATTCTGGATCGCGTGAAGCTGCAGGGACAGTGGGGAACGATTACCCCGGAGACGGATCAGACCTTTCTGTATGAAATTCAGGTCAACGGCACCACCGAAATTAAGCCCTGGCTGCGCAGTTTTGGCTCCAGCTGCGAGATTCTGGCTCCTCCTAAGCTGCGCCAGGAGATGATTGAGGAATGGAAGGAGATTGCGGCGTATTATGAACCTGTTCGAGAAAATGTTCAACTACCAGATCATGACGAGGCTGAATGA